The following coding sequences lie in one Loxodonta africana isolate mLoxAfr1 chromosome X, mLoxAfr1.hap2, whole genome shotgun sequence genomic window:
- the MED12 gene encoding mediator of RNA polymerase II transcription subunit 12 isoform X4, with amino-acid sequence MAAFGILSYEHRPLKRPRLGPPDVYPQDPKQKEDELTALNVKQGFNNQPAVSGDEHGSAKNVNFNPAKISSNFSSIIAEKLRCNTLPDTGRRKPQVNQKDNFWLVTARSQSAINTWFTDLAGTKPLTQLAKKVPIFSKKEEVFGYLAKYTVPVMRAAWLIKMTCAYYAAITETKVKKRHVIDPFMEWTQIITKYLWEQLQKMAEYYRPGPAGSGSCASTIGPLPHDVEVAIRQWDYNEKLAMFMFQDGMLDRHEFLTWVLECFEKIRPGEDELLKLLLPLLLRYSGEFVQSAYLSRRLAYFCTRRLALQLDGVSSHSSHVMSAQSTSTLPTTPAPQPPTTSTPSTPFSDLLMCPQHRPLVFGLSCILQTILLCCPSALVWHYSLTDSRIKTGSPLDHLPIAPSNLPMPEGNSAFTQQVRAKLREIEQQIKERGQAVEVRWSFDKCQEATAGFTIGRVLHTLEVLDSHSFERSDFSNSLDSLCNRIFGLGPSKDGHEISSDDDAVVSLLCEWAVSCKRSGRHRAMVVAKLLEKRQAEIEAERCGESEAADEKGSIASGSLSAPSAPIFQDVLLQFLDTQAPMLTDPRSESERVEFFNLVLLFCELIRHDVFSHNMYTCTLISRGDLAFGAPGPRPPSPFDDPADDSERKETEGSSSSKLEDPGLSESMDIDPSSSVLFEDMEKPDFSLFSPTMPCEGKGSPSPEKPDVEKEVKSQPKEKIEGTLGVLYDQPRHVQYATHFPIPQEESCSHECNQRLVVLFGVGKQRDDARHAIKKITKDILKVLNRKGTAETDQLAPIVPLNPGDLTFLGGEDGQKRRRNRPEAFPTAEDIFAKFQHLSHYDQHQVTAQVSRNVLEQITSFALGMSYHLPLVQHVQFIFDLMEYSLSISGLIDFAIQLLNELSVVEAELLLKSSDLVGSYTTSLCLCIVAVLRHYHACLILNQDQMAQVFEGLCGVVKHGMNRSDGSSAERCILAYLYDLYTSCSHLKSKFGELFSDFCSKVKNTIYCNVEPSESNMRWAPEFMIDTLENPAAHTFTYTGLGKSLSENPANRYSFVCNALMHVCVGHHDPDRVNDIAILCAELTGYCKSLSAEWLGVLKALCCSSNNGTCGFNDLLCNVDVSDLSFHDSLATFVAILIARQCLLLEDLIRCAAIPSLLNAACSEQDSEPGARLTCRILLHLFKTPQLNPCQSDGNKPTVGIRSSCDRHLLAASQNRIVDGAVFAVLKAVFVLGDAELKGSGFTVTGGTEELPEEEGGGGSGGRRQGGRNISVETASLDVYAKYVLRSICQQEWVGERCLKSLCEDSNDLQDPVLSSAQAQRLMQLICYPHRLLDNEDGENPQRQRIKRILQNLDQWTMRQSSLELQLMIKQTPNNEMNSLLENIAKATIEVFQQSAETGSSSGSTASNMPSSSKTKPVLSSLERSGVWLVAPLIAKLPTSVQGHVLKAAGEELEKGQHLGSSSRKERDRQKQKSMSLLSQQPFLSLVLTCLKGQDEQREGLLTSLYSQVHQIVNNWRDDQYLDDCKPKQLMHEALKLRLNLVGGMFDTVQRSTQQTTEWAVLLLEIIISGTVDMQSNNELFTTVLDMLSVLINGTLAADMSSISQGSMEENKRAYMNLVKKLRKELGERQSDSLEKVRQLLPLPKQTRDVITCEPQGSLIDTKGNKIAGFDSIFKKEGLQVSTKQKISPWDLFEGLKPSAPLSWGWFGTVRVDRRVARGEEQQRLLLYHTHLRPRPRAYYLEPLPLPPEDEEPPAPTLLEPEKKAPDPPKTDKPGTAPPSTEERKKKSTKGKKRSQPATKTEDYGMAPGRSGPYGVAVPPDLLHHPASGSISHLSYRQGSIGLYTQNQPLPAGGPRVDPYRPVRLPMQKLPTRPTYPGVLPTTMTSVMGLDPSSYKTSVYRQQQPAVPQGQRLRQQLQQSQGMLGQSSVHQMTPSSSYGLQTSQGYTPYVSHVGLQQHTGPAGTMVPPSYSSQPYQSTHPPTNPTLVDPTRHLQQRPSGYVHQQAPTYGHGLTTQRFSHQTLQQTPMIGTMAPLSAQGVQAGVRSASILPEQQQQQQQQQQQQQQQQQQQQQQQYHIRQQQQQQILRQQQQQQQQQQQQQQQQQQQQQQQQQQQQQQQQQHQQQQQTAPPQPQPQSQPQFQRQGLQQTQQQQQTAALVRQLQQQLSNTQPQPNTNIFGRF; translated from the exons ATGGCGGCCTTCGGGATCTTGAGCTACGAACACCGGCCCCTGAAGCGGCCGCGGCTGGGGCCTCCCGATGTGTACCCTCAAGATCCCAAACAGAAGGAG GATGAACTGACGGCTTTGAATGTAAAGCAAGGTTTCAATAACCAGCCTGCTGTCTCTGGGGATGAACATGGCAGTGCCAAGAACGTCAACTTCAATCCTGCCAAG ATCAGTTCCAACTTCAGCAGCATTATTGCAGAGAAGTTACGTTGTAACACCCTCCCTGACACTGGTCGCAGGAAGCCCCAAGTGAACCAGAAGGACAACTTCTGGCTGGTGACCGCACGATCCCAGAGTGCCATTAACACCTGGTTCACGGACCTGGCTGGCACCAAGCCACTCACACAACTAGCCAAAAAG GTCCCGATTTTCAGTAAGAAGGAAGAAGTCTTTGGGTACTTAGCCAAATACACAGTGCCTGTGATGCGAGCCGCCTGGCTTATTAAGATGACCTGTGCCTACTATGCAGCAATCACTGAGACCAAGGTTAAGAAGAGACATGTCATTGACCCCTTCATGG AGTGGACACAGATCATCACCAAGTACCTATGGGAGCAGCTGCAGAAGATGGCTGAGTACTACCGGCCAGGGCCTGCAGGAAGTGGCAGCTGTGCTTCCACTATCGGGCCTTTGCCCCATGATGTGGAGGTGGCAATCCGGCAGTGGGATTACAACGAGAAGCTAGCCATGTTCATGTTTCAG GATGGAATGCTGGACAGGCATGAGTTCCTGACCTGGGTACTTGAGTGTTTTGAGAAAATCCGCCCGGGAGAGGATGAGTTGCTTAAActgctgctgcctctgctgcttcgG TACTCTGGGGAGTTTGTTCAGTCTGCATACCTCTCCCGCCGCCTTGCCTACTTTTGTACCCGGAGACTGGCCCTGCAACTGGATGGTGTGAGCAGTCACTCATCTCATGTTATGTCTGCTCAGTCAACAAGTACACTACCTACCACCCCTGCTCCTCAGCCCCCAACTACCAGCACACCCTCTACACCCTTTAGTGATCTGCTTATGTGCCCTCAGCACCGGCCCCTGGTTTTTGGCCTCAGCTGTATCCTACAG ACCATCCTCCTATGTTGTCCCAGTGCCCTGGTTTGGCACTACTCACTGACTGATAGCCGAATTAAGACTGGCTCACCACTTGACCACCTGCCTATTGCCCCCTCCAACCTGCCCATGCCTGAAGGCAACAGTGCCTTCACGCAGCAG GTCCGTGCAAAGTTGCGGGAGATTGAGCAGCAGATCAAGGAACGAGGACAGGCAGTTGAGGTTCGCTGGTCTTTTGATAAGTGCCAGGAAGCCACTGCAG GCTTTACCATTGGACGGGTGCTCCATACTTTGGAAGTGCTGGACAGCCATAGTTTTGAGCGCTCTGACTTCAGCAACTCTCTTGACTCTCTTTGTAACCGAATTTTTGGATTGGGACCTAGTAAGGATGGGCATGAG ATCTCCTCAGATGATGATGCCGTGGTATCATTACTATGTGAATGGGCCGTCAGCTGCAAGCGTTCTGGTCGGCATCGTGCTATGGTGGTAGCCAAGCTCCTGGAGAAGAGACAGGCAGAGATTGAGGCTGAG CGTTGTGGAGAATCAGAAGCTGCGGATGAGAAAGGTTCCATCGCTTCTGGCTCTCTATCTGCTCCTAGCGCTCCTATTTTCCAGGATGTCCTCTTGCAGTTTCTGGATACACAGGCTCCCATGCTGA cgGACCCCCGAAGTGAGAGTGAACGGGTTGAATTCTTTAACTTGGTACTGCTATTCTGTGAACTGATTCGACATGATGTTTTCTCCCACAACATGTATACTTGCACCCTCATCTCCCGAGGGGACCTTGCCTTTGGAGCCCCTGGTCCCCGGCCTCCCTCTCCCTTCGATGACCCTGCCGATGACTCAGAGCGCAAGGAAACTGAGGGCAGCAGCAGTAGCAAGCTTGAG GATCCAGGGCTCTCAGAATCTATGGACATTGACCCTAGTTCCAGTGTGCTTTTTGAGGACATGGAAAAGCCTGATTTCTCA TTGTTCTCCCCTACTATGCCCTGTGAGGGGAAAGGCAGCCCATCCCCTGAGAAACCAGATGTTGAAAAAGAGGTGAAGTCCCAACCCAAGGAGAAGATAGAAGGGACCCTGGGGGTTCTTTATGACCAGCCACGACATGTGCAGTATGCCACACACTTTCCCATCCCCCAG GAGGAGTCATGCAGCCATGAGTGCAACCAGCGGTTGGTCGTACTGTTTGGGGTGGGAAAGCAGCGAGATGATGCCCGCCATGCCATCAAGAAAATTACCAAGGATATCCTGAAGGTTCTGAACCGCAAGGGGACAGCagaaactg ACCAGCTTGCTCCTATTGTGCCTCTGAATCCTGGAGACCTGACATTCTTAG GTGGGGAGGATGGGCAGAAGCGGCGGCGCAACCGGCCTGAAGCCTTCCCCACTGCTGAAGATATCTTTGCTAAGTTCCAGCACCTTTCACATTATGACCAACATCAGGTCACGGCTCAG GTCTCCCGGAATGTTCTGGAGCAGATCACGAGCTTTGCCCTTGGCATGTCATACCACTTGCCTCTGGTGCAGCATGTTCAGTTCATCTTTGATCTCATGGAATATTCACTCAGTATCAGTGGCCTCATCGACTTTGCCATTCAG CTGCTGAATGAACTGAGTGTAGTTGAGGCCGAGCTGCTTCTCAAATCCTCGGATCTCGTGGGCAGCTACACTACCAGCCTGTGCCTGTGCATTGTGGCTGTCTTGCGGCACTATCATGCCTGCCTCATCCTCAACCAGGACCAGATGGCACAGGTCTTTGAGGG GCTGTGTGGTGTAGTGAAGCATGGGATGAACCGGTCAGATGGCTCCTCTGCAGAACGCTGTATCCTTGCTTATCTCTATGATTTGTATACCTCCTGTAGCCACTTAAAGAGCAAATTTGGGGAGCTCTTCAG TGACTTTTGCTCAAAGGTGAAAAACACCATCTACTGCAACGTGGAGCCATCAGAATCAAATATGCGGTGGGCACCTGAGTTCATGATTGACACTCTGGAGAACCCTGCAGCCCACACCTTCACCTACACGGGTCTAGGCAAGAGTCTTAGTGAGAACCCTGCGAACCGTTACAGCTTTGTCTGTAATGCCCTTATGCACGTCTGTGTAGGGCACCACGATCCTGATAG GGTGAATGACATCGCAATCTTGTGTGCAGAGCTGACCGGCTATTGCAAGTCACTGAGTGCAGAATGGCTAGGAGTGCTTAAGGCCTTGTGCTGCTCCTCTAACAATGGCACTTGTGGTTTCAATGACCTCCTCTGCAATGTAGAT gTTAGTGACCTATCTTTTCACGACTCCTTGGCTACCTTTGTTGCCATCCTCATTGCTCGGCAGTGTTTGCTCCTAGAAGATCTGATTCGCTGTGCTGCCATCCCTTCACTCCTTAATGCTG CCTGTAGTGAACAGGACTCTGAGCCAGGAGCCCGGCTGACCTGCCGCATCCTCCTCCACCTTTTCAAGACGCCACAACTCAACCCTTGCCAGTCTGATGGAA ACAAGCCTACTGTAGGCATCCGCTCCTCCTGTGACCGCCACCTGCTGGCTGCCTCCCAGAACCGCATCGTGGATGGAGCTGTGTTTGCTGTTCTCAAGGCTGTGTTTGTACTTG GGGATGCAGAACTGAAGGGTTCAGGCTTCACTGTGACAGGAGGAACAGAAGAACTTCcagaagaggagggaggaggtGGCAGTGGCGGTCGGAGGCAGGGTGGCCGCAACATCTCTGTGGAGACAGCCAGTCTGGATGTCTATGCCAAGTACGTGCTGCGCAGCATCTGCCAACAG GAATGGGTAGGAGAACGTTGCCTTAAGTCACTGTGTGAGGACAGCAATGACCTACAGGACCCAGTGTTGAGTAGTGCCCAGGCCCAGCGTCTCATGCAGCTCATCTGCTACCCACATCGACTGCTGGACAATGAAGATGGGGAAAACCCTCAGCGTCAGCGCATTAAGCGTATTCTCCAG AACCTGGACCAGTGGACCATGCGCCAGTCTTCCTTGGAGCTGCAGCTCATGATCAAGCAGACCCCTAACAAT gagaTGAACTCCCTGTTAGAGAACATTGCCAAGGCCACAATCGAGGTTTTCCAACAGTCAGCAGAGACTGGGTCATCTTCAGGAAGCACTGCAAGCAACATGCCCAGCAGTAGCAAGACCAAGCCTGTGCTCAG ttctctagagcgctctggtgtATGGCTGGTGGCTCCCCTCATTGCTAAATTGCCCACCTCAGTCCAGGGGCATGTGTTGAAGGCTGCTGGGGAGGAATTAGAGAAGGGTCAGCACCTGGGTTCTTCTTCCCGCAAAGAACGTGATCGCCAAAAGCAAAAGAG CATGTCCCTACTGAGCCAGCAACCGTTCTTATCCCTGGTGCTGACTTGTCTGAAAGGACAGGATGAGCAACGTGAAGGACTCCTTACCTCCCTCTACAGCCAGGTGCACCAG ATTGTGAATAATTGGCGAGATGACCAGTACTTAGATGATTGCAAACCAAAGCAGTTAATGCATGAGGCACTCAAACTGCGGCTCAACCTG GTGGGGGGCATGTTTGACACGGTGCAGCGCAGCACCCAGCAGACCACAGAGTGGGCTGTCCTCCTCCTAGAGATCATCATCAGTGGCACTGTCGACATGCAGTCCAACAA TGAGCTCTTCACTACTGTATTGGACATGCTGAGCGTGCTCATCAATGGGACATTGGCTGCGGACATGTCCAGCATCTCTCAAGGCAGCATGGAGGAAAACAAACGTGCATACATGAACCTGGTGAAGAAGTTGCGG AAGGAGTTGGGGGAGCGCCAGTCAGACAGCCTGGAAAAGGTTCGCCAGCTGCTGCCACTGCCCAAGCAGACACGAGATGTCATCACATGTGAGCCACAGGGCTCCCTTATTGACACCAAGGGCAACAAGATTGCTGGCTTCGATTCCATCTTCAAGAAGGAG GGTCTACAGGTTTCCACCAAACAAAAGATCTCTCCCTGGGATCTTTTTGAGGGGTTGAAGCCATCAGCACCACTCTCTTGGGGCTGGTTTGGAACAGTCCGGGTCGACCGGCGAGTCGCTAGAGGAGAAGAGCAGCAGCGATTGCTGCTCTACCACACACACCTGAGACCCCGGCCCCGTGCCTATTACCTGGAGCCACTGCCACTGCCACCAGAAGATGAGGAGCCTCCTGCTCCCACGCTGTTAGAGCCTGAGAAGAAGGCTCCGGACCCCCCAAAAACTGACAAGCCTGGGACTGCTCCACCCAGTACGGAGGAACGCAAGAAGAAGTCCACTAAGGGCAAGAAACGTAGCCAGCCAGCCACCAAGACTGAG GACTATGGAATGGCCCCAGGTCGGAGCGGCCCCTATGGTGTGGCAGTGCCTCCAGACCTTCTGCACCACCCAGCCTCTGGCTCCATATCCCATCTTAGCTACAGGCAGGGATCCATAGGCCTGTATACCCAAAACCAGCCACTGCCTGCAG GTGGCCCCCGTGTGGACCCTTACCGCCCTGTGCGGTTACCAATGCAGAAGCTGCCAACCCGCCCAACTTACCCTGGAGTGCTGCCTACAACCATGACTAGCGTCATGGGGCTAGATCCCTCCTCTTATAAGACCTCTGTGTACCGCCAGCAACAACCTGCAGTGCCCCAAGGACAGCGCCTTCGCCAACAACTCCAG CAGAGTCAGGGGATGTTGGGACAGTCATCTGTCCATCAGATGACTCCCAGCTCTTCCTATGGCTTGCAGACCTCCCAG GGCTATACTCCTTATGTGTCTCATGTGGGATTACAACAACACACAGGCCCGGCAGGTACCATGGTGCCCCCCAGCTACTCCAGCCAGCCTTATCAAAGCACCCACCCCCCTACCAACCCTACTCTTGTAGATCCTACTCGCCACCTGCAACAGCGGCCCAGTGGCTATGTGCACCAGCAGGCCCCAACCTATGGACATGGACTGACTACTCAAAG ATTTTCACACCAGACATTGCAGCAAACACCCATGATAGGTACCATGGCCCCGCTGAGTGCCCAGGGAGTCCAAGCAGGTGTCCGGTCAGCTTCCATCTTAcctgagcagcagcagcagcagcagcagcaacagcagcagcagcagcaacagcagcagcagcagcagcagcagcagtaccacatccggcagcagcagcagcagcagatccTGCGG cagcagcaacaacagcagcagcagcagcaacagcagcagcagcagcagcagcagcagcaacagcagcagcagcagcagcagcaacagcagcaacaacaacaccagcagcagcaacagacggcccctccccagccccagccccagtccCAGCCCCAG TTCCAGCGCCAGGGCCTTCAGCAGACCCAGCAGCAGCAACAGACAGCAGCATTGGTCCGGCAACTCCAACAACAGCTCTCCA ATACCCAGCCACAGCCCAATACCAACATATTTGGACGCTTCTGA